From a single Collibacillus ludicampi genomic region:
- a CDS encoding trans-sulfuration enzyme family protein — MRMDTLLAQVGNRKDPVTGAISFPIHHSTTFAHPSLGQSTGFDYTRTLNPTRKVLEEAIAELEGGCRGFAFASGMAAVSCVFTLFRPGDHLIVSNDLYGGTYRLLEQVFRSYGLEATYIDTSDLNAVEASLLPSTKAVFVETPTNPTMKITDLQELCRFAKRHNILSIVDNTFMTPYLQRPLDWGADLVVHSATKYLGGHNDVLAGLVVARDPELAERLYFLQNSIGAVLGPQDCWLLLRGIKTLALRMERHQENAWRVAQWLSQHPLVEKVYYPGLETHPGYDVQKKQSKGFGGMLSFDVVDERLVEHILSAVRLVTFAESLGGVESLITYPARQTHFDIPEEIRNSLGVTNRLLRFSVGIEHHEDIISDLDHALTVSGSVLERS, encoded by the coding sequence ATGAGAATGGACACATTATTAGCGCAAGTCGGAAATCGCAAGGATCCCGTAACGGGTGCGATCTCTTTTCCTATTCATCATTCCACGACATTTGCTCATCCCTCTTTAGGACAAAGTACCGGTTTTGATTATACGCGCACCTTAAATCCAACTCGGAAAGTTTTGGAAGAAGCGATAGCGGAACTGGAAGGTGGGTGCCGGGGATTTGCCTTCGCTTCCGGAATGGCAGCTGTTTCCTGTGTGTTCACTCTTTTTCGTCCCGGTGATCACCTGATTGTTTCCAATGACTTGTACGGAGGTACGTATCGGTTATTGGAGCAAGTATTTCGTTCATATGGATTAGAAGCCACTTATATAGATACATCGGATCTGAACGCGGTGGAGGCTTCGCTCTTGCCTTCAACAAAAGCGGTGTTTGTGGAAACCCCAACAAATCCGACAATGAAAATTACCGATTTGCAAGAACTTTGCCGTTTTGCAAAGAGGCATAATATTCTCTCGATTGTGGATAATACGTTTATGACTCCCTATTTGCAAAGACCTCTTGATTGGGGAGCAGATCTTGTCGTCCATTCAGCTACAAAGTATCTTGGAGGTCATAACGATGTCCTTGCAGGATTGGTGGTTGCCCGAGATCCGGAGTTGGCGGAACGGTTGTATTTCTTGCAAAATTCAATCGGTGCCGTTTTGGGACCTCAGGATTGTTGGCTATTGCTGCGGGGGATCAAAACACTTGCTTTGCGTATGGAACGTCATCAAGAAAATGCTTGGCGCGTGGCTCAATGGCTGTCTCAACATCCACTTGTGGAAAAAGTTTATTATCCAGGGCTCGAAACTCACCCCGGGTATGATGTACAAAAGAAACAGAGCAAGGGCTTTGGAGGAATGCTGTCATTCGATGTGGTGGATGAACGCCTTGTCGAACACATTCTTTCTGCAGTTCGACTGGTTACATTCGCCGAAAGTCTAGGTGGGGTAGAATCTCTGATCACGTATCCAGCCCGACAGACTCATTTTGACATCCCGGAAGAGATTCGCAATTCTTTAGGAGTGACGAACCGTCTATTGCGTTTCTCCGTAGGAATCGAACATCATGAAGATATCATTTCGGATCTGGATCACGCATTGACCGTCTCCGGTTCCGTTCTGGAAAGATCTTGA
- a CDS encoding M20/M25/M40 family metallo-hydrolase has protein sequence MVTTNWKEHLWLEVENRGHEIIRLAEQFQNTPETGFSEFQTSRMLADYFKHIPNLDVKWGIAVTGVAASLYTGRPGPRIAVTADLDGLENGHLCGHHMQISTMAATAMILANCGIMHWAGGEVRFLACPAEEYEESEYRKKLLLERRIMDWSGKLDFLQRGLFDDIDAVISVHLADDLPERRVIVGFQTEGFWLLRLICEYQGSRFRAWCQIHQHLQEWIRLVQADGQRRVVLSEKGGDGAIEIVLYIFETSYDEVIQERLIQQLRNSIRQVFFRFHIEKENGYAPFSQDSVLTDLASQQITRLLGKDAVMIRPVIQGATDLGNVARRIPTIQPLIGGTRGHTHSQSFHVVDKWMAYIFPVKLMIGMIIDILFGKYLLTNRKTVK, from the coding sequence ATGGTTACCACAAATTGGAAAGAACACCTTTGGTTAGAGGTGGAAAACAGGGGACATGAAATCATCAGGCTTGCAGAGCAATTTCAAAATACGCCGGAGACAGGTTTTTCGGAATTTCAAACGAGCCGTATGCTCGCGGACTACTTTAAACATATCCCTAATCTAGATGTGAAATGGGGTATCGCAGTCACCGGTGTCGCTGCATCCTTATATACAGGACGCCCAGGCCCTCGCATAGCCGTTACGGCGGATCTGGATGGGCTGGAGAACGGACATTTATGCGGGCATCATATGCAAATTTCTACGATGGCGGCAACAGCCATGATTTTGGCGAACTGTGGCATCATGCATTGGGCAGGAGGAGAGGTGCGGTTTCTCGCATGTCCTGCAGAAGAATATGAGGAAAGCGAATACCGCAAAAAGCTTTTGCTAGAACGACGAATTATGGATTGGTCAGGAAAGCTGGATTTCCTGCAGAGAGGATTATTTGATGATATCGATGCGGTTATATCCGTACATCTCGCTGATGATCTCCCTGAACGACGGGTGATTGTAGGTTTTCAAACGGAGGGTTTTTGGCTTCTGCGGCTGATTTGTGAATACCAAGGTTCACGATTTCGCGCATGGTGCCAGATCCATCAACATCTGCAAGAATGGATTCGACTTGTGCAGGCGGATGGACAACGGCGTGTTGTGCTGAGCGAAAAAGGAGGGGATGGGGCGATTGAGATAGTATTGTATATTTTTGAAACTTCTTACGACGAAGTTATCCAGGAAAGGTTGATACAACAACTGAGAAACTCGATTCGACAGGTTTTTTTCCGGTTTCATATAGAAAAAGAAAACGGATATGCTCCTTTCTCCCAAGACAGTGTATTAACCGATCTTGCTTCACAGCAGATTACACGACTGCTCGGTAAAGATGCGGTCATGATTCGTCCTGTGATACAAGGAGCGACTGATCTAGGGAATGTAGCGAGACGCATCCCGACCATTCAACCGCTCATCGGCGGTACAAGAGGTCATACCCACTCCCAATCCTTTCATGTTGTGGACAAATGGATGGCTTATATTTTTCCAGTGAAGCTAATGATTGGTATGATCATAGACATTCTTTTTGGGAAATATCTCTTGACGAACAGGAAGACTGTAAAGTAA
- a CDS encoding MFS transporter has translation MSETDTKQTERAKTTLSVWPVIALSLVPLIMVLGNSMLIPILPTMQEQLHISKLQVSLVITLFSVPAGIIIPFAGYLSDRYGRKNVIIPSLVLYALGGLVAGLSAWLSKNPYWMIMLGRVLQGAGAAGTAPITMALISDIFKGDQRSKVLGINEAANGLGKVLSPILGVLVAMIVWYAAFFTFPILCSLSVLLLWFLIKEPAMQGEPQPFSQYMQTLKIIFKREWKWLLTAYFAGACALFILFGVLFYLSQLLEEQYRIDGIPKGGILAVPLLAMASTSYITGIKIKKRFGLMKWLVVTGFFLLAGSLASAAFFRNPYVLLFFLVISGIGTGLTLPCLNTLITSAVSKEERGIVTSFYGAVRFFGVAFGPPIFTWLIDVSRVFMFLTVSGLALLVGLLSMWLIRPRSPNKGGTNQPRKQPDHIVMGKRRVFGRIRARV, from the coding sequence ATGAGTGAAACGGACACAAAGCAAACAGAGCGAGCCAAAACAACTTTGTCTGTTTGGCCTGTCATTGCACTTTCACTCGTGCCACTGATTATGGTATTAGGCAATTCGATGCTCATACCGATCCTGCCTACCATGCAAGAACAACTTCACATCAGCAAATTACAAGTCAGTCTCGTCATCACCTTGTTTTCCGTTCCTGCTGGCATCATTATACCATTTGCAGGATACTTGTCTGACCGTTATGGAAGAAAAAACGTGATCATACCTTCCTTGGTTCTGTATGCGCTTGGGGGACTGGTGGCGGGTCTTTCCGCATGGTTATCAAAAAACCCATACTGGATGATTATGTTAGGAAGAGTTCTTCAGGGCGCAGGCGCCGCAGGGACAGCTCCGATCACGATGGCACTCATCAGCGATATTTTTAAAGGGGATCAACGCAGCAAGGTACTGGGTATCAATGAAGCGGCAAACGGATTGGGTAAAGTATTGTCCCCCATACTCGGCGTTCTCGTCGCAATGATCGTCTGGTATGCCGCTTTTTTTACATTCCCCATTCTCTGCAGCCTTTCTGTTCTCCTCTTATGGTTCTTAATCAAAGAACCTGCGATGCAGGGTGAACCTCAACCATTTTCACAGTATATGCAAACACTCAAAATCATTTTTAAGAGGGAATGGAAATGGTTACTTACCGCTTATTTCGCTGGAGCGTGCGCTTTGTTCATTCTATTTGGTGTACTTTTTTATTTGTCTCAACTTCTTGAAGAACAATATCGTATCGATGGGATCCCCAAAGGCGGAATCCTTGCCGTTCCATTGCTAGCTATGGCAAGTACATCTTATATCACAGGAATAAAAATCAAAAAACGATTTGGTCTTATGAAATGGCTTGTCGTAACAGGTTTTTTCCTGCTTGCAGGCTCTCTCGCATCTGCCGCTTTCTTTCGTAATCCTTATGTTTTGCTTTTCTTTCTCGTCATTTCCGGGATCGGTACGGGTCTTACACTCCCTTGCCTGAACACATTGATAACATCGGCTGTCTCCAAAGAAGAAAGGGGTATCGTCACTTCCTTTTATGGTGCCGTACGTTTTTTTGGCGTCGCATTCGGCCCTCCCATTTTTACATGGTTAATTGATGTTTCTCGCGTTTTCATGTTCCTAACAGTTTCCGGGCTGGCACTACTCGTCGGACTTCTCTCCATGTGGTTGATTCGACCCCGTAGCCCCAACAAAGGAGGAACCAACCAACCGCGTAAACAGCCAGATCATATCGTAATGGGCAAGAGACGTGTATTTGGCAGGATAAGAGCTCGGGTGTAG
- a CDS encoding phosphosulfolactate synthase gives MDQLAMKRAWDDLLANPIEGRFSKPRIKGITMLFDTGLGLHETEDLIDLASTYIDFVKIGFASSKLYPESVLRRKIMLLKENHIHVYPGGTFLEIAILQNKWREFMQRCADLGFSAIEVSDGTIAYERFLRREVIKFAQSLGLLVLSEVGKKESGCYLPVDHLYECICYDLEYGAFKVIIEGRESGKAVGMFEKDGTLRKTEIEELCEKLGSSDPIIWEAPLKNQQVEFIHMFGINVNVGNINPRDVLSLESLRCGLRSDTLRYTVHPEFSLNKKA, from the coding sequence ATGGATCAACTTGCAATGAAGCGAGCTTGGGACGACCTTCTCGCGAATCCGATCGAAGGGCGCTTCTCTAAGCCTCGTATCAAAGGAATAACCATGTTGTTCGACACCGGCTTAGGCTTACATGAGACAGAAGATCTGATTGATCTTGCTTCCACTTACATCGATTTTGTCAAAATCGGTTTCGCTTCCTCGAAACTATACCCCGAATCGGTTTTGCGGCGTAAAATTATGCTTCTTAAAGAAAATCATATTCACGTCTATCCGGGCGGTACATTTTTGGAAATAGCCATCCTGCAAAATAAATGGCGAGAATTCATGCAACGCTGTGCAGACTTAGGATTTAGCGCGATTGAAGTATCTGACGGTACGATCGCATATGAACGCTTCCTCCGCCGCGAAGTGATCAAATTTGCTCAGTCGCTCGGCTTACTCGTATTAAGTGAAGTGGGAAAAAAAGAGAGTGGATGCTATCTTCCAGTTGATCATCTGTACGAATGTATTTGTTACGATCTGGAATACGGGGCTTTTAAAGTCATCATCGAAGGCAGAGAATCGGGGAAAGCTGTCGGTATGTTTGAAAAAGACGGAACATTACGCAAAACGGAAATTGAAGAACTTTGCGAGAAACTAGGGAGCTCGGATCCAATCATTTGGGAGGCGCCTCTTAAGAACCAGCAAGTAGAATTCATTCACATGTTCGGAATCAACGTCAATGTCGGCAATATCAATCCCCGCGATGTCCTCTCATTGGAATCGTTACGTTGCGGGTTACGCAGCGATACATTGCGTTACACAGTCCATCCGGAATTTTCACTGAACAAGAAAGCATGA
- a CDS encoding DUF441 domain-containing protein has protein sequence MFGEIVLVILIIVGIIGRSNILATAASVLLILKLTHLQRFFPMLERRGLELGLLFLMISVLVPLVNGKVQTKDLLSTFFTMSGLFALIGGILATYLNGQGLSMLKAEPQVMIGLVIGSIIGIVFLKGIPVGPLMAAAIAALMLNIIKMFQ, from the coding sequence ATGTTTGGAGAGATCGTATTAGTCATCCTCATTATCGTTGGCATCATCGGCCGATCGAACATTTTAGCAACTGCTGCCAGTGTACTTCTGATCTTAAAACTTACTCACCTGCAACGTTTTTTTCCAATGCTTGAGCGGCGAGGCTTGGAGTTGGGGCTCTTATTCTTAATGATTTCCGTACTCGTTCCGTTAGTGAACGGAAAAGTTCAAACGAAAGATTTATTAAGTACTTTTTTTACAATGTCAGGTTTGTTCGCACTGATTGGCGGCATCCTGGCTACATACCTTAACGGCCAAGGTCTTTCGATGTTGAAGGCTGAACCTCAGGTCATGATTGGTCTTGTCATCGGATCGATCATAGGGATCGTTTTCCTGAAAGGAATCCCTGTCGGACCACTCATGGCTGCAGCGATTGCAGCGTTAATGCTTAATATTATTAAAATGTTTCAGTAG
- a CDS encoding adaptor protein MecA, producing MHVERLGENKVRIFISYDDLEERGIDREEIWQNGRKVQELFWDMMERAYVEVGFEVIGPIAIEAFTMPTEGVVVIVTQISSLPGAVEKQNEELGSIEMNLHSADSLGAFTFVFNDFEEVIRVARELKEVVQEGCSLYHYRDRYFLFFEEESVAGADYDSVWAVLHEYGDLSSVTHAVLEEYGKRIIDRTAIQELIKYFPA from the coding sequence ATGCACGTGGAGAGGCTGGGAGAAAATAAAGTTCGAATCTTTATCAGCTATGATGACTTGGAGGAACGAGGAATTGATCGCGAGGAAATTTGGCAAAACGGACGTAAGGTGCAGGAATTATTTTGGGATATGATGGAACGCGCCTATGTCGAGGTTGGCTTTGAAGTGATTGGTCCGATCGCGATCGAAGCGTTTACGATGCCTACAGAGGGTGTTGTGGTCATCGTCACGCAAATTTCATCGTTACCGGGAGCCGTGGAAAAACAAAATGAAGAACTGGGCTCGATTGAAATGAACCTCCATTCTGCTGACTCTCTGGGCGCTTTCACTTTCGTATTCAATGACTTTGAAGAAGTCATTCGCGTAGCTCGTGAACTAAAAGAAGTCGTACAAGAGGGATGTTCCCTTTATCATTATAGAGATCGTTATTTTTTATTTTTTGAAGAGGAATCAGTCGCTGGAGCCGATTATGATTCGGTTTGGGCCGTTTTGCATGAATACGGGGATTTGTCTTCTGTCACGCACGCGGTACTTGAAGAGTATGGGAAACGGATCATCGACCGTACGGCTATCCAAGAACTGATCAAATACTTTCCTGCGTGA
- a CDS encoding substrate-binding domain-containing protein, which produces MNVTIYDVAREAGVSMATVSRVLNGTAVVKEETRKKVLDAIKKLHYRPNAVARGLASKRTKTIGVIVPDVSAPVVAEMVRGIEDIARMYQYHIILCNSDGQLEREKDLIGTMWEKQVDGLLFMGHDISQELVKTFEDAQLPVVLVNTVDPENRIPSVNVDNRQAAYEATQFLVKEGARRILFLGGPRSHLVLGEPRYSGYLQVMQEQMLEPLLFECEDTDYETGLTAMKQWLAQGKQLDAVLAATDELATAAMHACQEAGYQIPSQVKVISFDNSRLTFMVRPELTTIVQPLYDVGAVSMRLMTKLLHDEPVDSYSVILPHDMVIRQST; this is translated from the coding sequence GTGAACGTTACGATTTATGATGTTGCAAGAGAAGCAGGCGTATCGATGGCAACGGTGTCCCGGGTATTAAACGGTACAGCGGTTGTCAAAGAGGAAACGCGAAAAAAAGTATTGGATGCTATAAAAAAACTTCACTATCGTCCCAACGCGGTGGCAAGGGGGCTAGCGAGCAAACGTACCAAAACGATCGGCGTAATCGTGCCCGATGTTTCTGCACCTGTCGTTGCTGAGATGGTTCGTGGAATAGAAGATATTGCCAGAATGTATCAGTATCATATTATCTTGTGTAACTCAGACGGACAATTGGAACGCGAAAAAGATTTGATCGGTACCATGTGGGAGAAACAAGTCGATGGACTTTTGTTCATGGGCCATGATATTTCTCAGGAGTTGGTAAAAACGTTTGAGGATGCACAACTTCCTGTTGTACTCGTGAATACGGTGGACCCGGAAAACCGTATACCATCGGTGAATGTGGATAACCGCCAGGCAGCATATGAAGCGACACAATTCCTTGTGAAAGAAGGTGCAAGACGAATTTTATTTCTCGGAGGACCGCGTTCTCATTTGGTCTTGGGTGAACCCCGCTATTCCGGGTATTTGCAAGTCATGCAAGAGCAAATGCTCGAACCGCTCCTCTTCGAATGTGAAGATACCGATTATGAAACCGGACTGACCGCTATGAAGCAATGGCTTGCCCAAGGAAAACAATTGGACGCTGTATTGGCAGCTACCGATGAATTGGCGACAGCCGCGATGCATGCTTGCCAGGAGGCGGGGTATCAAATTCCTTCACAAGTGAAAGTCATCAGTTTTGATAATTCGCGGCTGACCTTCATGGTTCGTCCTGAATTAACGACGATTGTTCAACCTCTTTATGATGTGGGAGCTGTATCGATGCGCTTGATGACGAAGTTGTTGCATGATGAACCTGTCGATTCCTATTCGGTGATCTTGCCGCATGATATGGTCATACGTCAATCGACGTAA
- a CDS encoding ATP-dependent helicase gives MNLTEMEFFLLLSQHGIRISPEQKEAIRHIHGPLVVFAGPGSGKTTVLTCRAAYMLKVGGILPKELLIVTFTRAAAEEMRVRLSQLPGVGDLRAKACEIGTFHSVFLRILLRKLGSVPKLMGEAEQKMLLRRALQETGADATEEEVADLLQKIGLCKNNLILPERIRVEKPENVKFRDRFTIYEELKKEKGWWDYDDILVECHRLLKSNVQILEEYRRRYRYILVDEFQDTNYAQYELIKQLAVHNNIFVVGDDDQSIYRFRGSRVEYLLDFEKTFPGAAKVILGANYRSHQQIIEASKRLIVHNRKRQQKDFKGMNGEGEEPHVIRPNDEKDEAEQILSEIEQGIKSGIPPEQHAVLYRTNNQVRALIDALVEREIPFTIYDSDSDFYRQWQVRDILSYMRLAQNPNDVDSLVQIINRPKRYMYETRWIDELHRISRSQSLSLVDSLSKLQGLEIYQIKKLEQFIRDIERIKLLNPQEALRYIRDEIGYEKYLREYADSTGNDMQRVMEPLDELAQAVQGYESIFAFLEHVDRVQECVRQSRSSRRGIQLMTLHRAKGLEFHSVYIIGLVHHMMPHEKALNDQHTEEALEEERRLLYVGMTRAKERLYLSAPERYQGKKVKPSRFLYETGLLKSTWRVALQKKKVKTEVQNQLELSPQERMKKAVERYGSIAVTKNMTLIHRDYGNCTLEDVQELTDGLGRRVTILIPDRAKPQQLHLELSLYLGILKTVTQNEVSVKHGSENL, from the coding sequence ATGAACCTGACGGAAATGGAGTTTTTTCTGTTGCTTTCACAACACGGGATTCGAATCAGTCCCGAGCAAAAAGAAGCGATTCGTCATATTCACGGTCCTTTGGTTGTATTTGCTGGCCCAGGCAGCGGAAAAACGACCGTTTTGACCTGCCGTGCAGCCTACATGTTAAAAGTAGGAGGCATTTTACCGAAAGAATTGCTGATCGTTACATTTACCCGCGCTGCTGCTGAAGAAATGCGAGTTCGCTTGTCACAATTGCCAGGAGTGGGAGATTTGCGGGCAAAGGCGTGTGAAATCGGCACATTTCACTCAGTCTTTTTGCGGATACTTCTCAGAAAGCTCGGTTCTGTACCGAAATTGATGGGAGAAGCGGAACAAAAAATGTTGCTTCGTCGTGCATTACAGGAAACGGGAGCGGATGCCACAGAGGAAGAAGTTGCCGATCTCTTGCAAAAGATTGGACTTTGTAAGAACAATCTCATTTTGCCTGAACGGATTCGCGTGGAAAAGCCGGAGAATGTCAAGTTCCGCGATCGTTTTACCATCTACGAAGAATTGAAGAAAGAAAAAGGCTGGTGGGATTATGACGATATTCTCGTCGAATGTCATCGCCTATTAAAATCGAATGTGCAGATACTCGAAGAATACAGAAGACGGTACCGTTATATCCTGGTGGATGAGTTTCAGGATACGAATTATGCCCAATATGAATTGATCAAACAACTAGCTGTACATAACAACATTTTTGTTGTCGGTGATGACGACCAATCGATCTATAGATTTCGAGGTTCCCGGGTCGAATACCTGCTTGACTTCGAAAAAACGTTTCCCGGGGCGGCGAAAGTAATTCTGGGGGCCAATTATCGCTCGCACCAACAGATCATAGAAGCAAGCAAACGCTTGATTGTACATAACCGGAAACGTCAACAGAAGGATTTCAAAGGAATGAACGGCGAGGGAGAAGAGCCGCACGTGATTCGACCGAACGATGAGAAAGACGAGGCTGAGCAGATTCTATCCGAAATTGAACAGGGGATCAAAAGCGGCATTCCCCCTGAACAACATGCTGTTTTATACCGGACGAACAATCAGGTGCGTGCGCTCATCGATGCTTTGGTGGAAAGGGAGATTCCATTTACGATTTATGATTCGGATAGCGATTTCTATCGTCAATGGCAGGTGCGGGATATTTTATCCTACATGAGACTCGCTCAAAATCCAAATGATGTTGACAGTCTCGTACAGATCATCAATCGGCCCAAACGTTATATGTATGAAACGAGGTGGATCGATGAATTGCACCGGATTTCCCGTTCGCAAAGTTTGAGCCTCGTTGATTCCTTGTCGAAGCTTCAAGGATTGGAAATCTACCAGATTAAAAAATTGGAACAATTCATCCGTGACATCGAACGGATAAAACTCTTGAATCCTCAAGAAGCACTCCGCTATATCCGAGATGAAATCGGTTATGAGAAATATTTGCGCGAGTATGCTGATTCTACAGGGAATGACATGCAAAGGGTTATGGAACCGTTGGATGAATTAGCGCAAGCGGTGCAGGGGTATGAATCGATATTCGCATTTTTAGAGCACGTGGATCGGGTACAGGAATGTGTCCGTCAGTCCAGAAGCTCTCGCAGGGGGATTCAACTGATGACCTTGCATCGCGCCAAGGGTTTAGAGTTTCACAGTGTTTACATTATTGGACTTGTGCATCACATGATGCCGCACGAAAAGGCGCTTAACGATCAGCATACAGAAGAAGCGCTAGAGGAGGAACGAAGACTTCTCTACGTGGGTATGACAAGAGCAAAAGAACGGTTGTACCTCTCAGCGCCTGAGCGATATCAAGGCAAGAAGGTCAAGCCGTCCCGTTTTCTCTACGAGACAGGTCTTTTGAAGTCTACATGGCGCGTGGCTCTTCAAAAGAAGAAAGTGAAAACGGAAGTGCAAAATCAACTGGAGCTCTCGCCGCAGGAACGGATGAAGAAGGCTGTGGAACGCTATGGTTCTATTGCCGTCACAAAAAACATGACGCTGATTCATAGGGATTACGGCAACTGTACGCTTGAAGATGTTCAAGAATTGACAGACGGACTTGGCCGCCGTGTCACCATTCTGATTCCTGATCGAGCGAAACCGCAGCAATTGCACTTGGAATTATCTTTGTACCTTGGGATTTTGAAGACAGTCACGCAAAATGAGGTGTCGGTAAAACACGGCTCTGAAAATCTTTGA
- a CDS encoding metallophosphoesterase: MAHIFAIGDLHLSFSGEKPMDIFGKQWVNHPASIKHHWEQEIHSDDWVLIPGDISWAMKLEQAAVDLEWIGKLPGKKILTRGNHDYWWTTISKVRKTLPDHMFALQNDAMLIGDIAVCGTRGWNCPGSYDFDAHDEQIYMREAGRLRLALENAKKLSSRIWVMLHYPPTNEKHQPSLFLDLMREYQVEHCIYGHLHGEGHRAALLGEFEGIHFHLVSCDFLNFAPKRII, translated from the coding sequence TTGGCACACATTTTTGCAATTGGAGATCTTCATCTCTCTTTTTCCGGCGAAAAGCCCATGGATATTTTCGGTAAACAATGGGTCAACCATCCGGCCTCCATCAAACATCACTGGGAACAAGAGATACATTCCGATGACTGGGTTCTGATTCCTGGAGACATTTCATGGGCTATGAAACTGGAACAAGCGGCTGTGGATCTCGAATGGATCGGCAAGTTGCCGGGGAAGAAAATTTTGACGCGAGGAAATCATGATTATTGGTGGACAACGATATCAAAAGTGCGAAAAACACTTCCGGATCACATGTTCGCTCTCCAAAACGACGCGATGTTGATCGGCGATATTGCCGTATGCGGAACAAGAGGTTGGAACTGTCCCGGGAGCTACGATTTTGATGCACATGATGAGCAAATCTATATGCGTGAAGCGGGGAGACTTCGTCTCGCTTTGGAAAACGCGAAAAAGCTGTCCTCTCGCATTTGGGTGATGCTGCATTACCCCCCAACAAACGAGAAACATCAACCTTCGCTTTTTCTTGATCTCATGCGTGAATATCAAGTCGAACATTGCATTTACGGTCATTTGCATGGTGAAGGACATCGAGCAGCGTTATTGGGAGAATTCGAAGGTATTCACTTTCATTTGGTGTCATGCGATTTCCTTAACTTTGCTCCCAAGCGTATCATTTGA
- the folE gene encoding GTP cyclohydrolase I FolE — protein MSFDQDKIVRAVRMILEAVGEDPDREGLLDTPKRVARMYEEIFAGLHKDPEDELTTIFNESHEELVLVRDIPFYSVCEHHLVPFFGKTHVAYIPKGGRVTGLSKLARLVETVARRPQLQERITATVADSIMSRLEPHGVAVVIEAEHMCMTMRGVNKPGSKTVTTAVRGIYAEDPVARKEVFDLIHRS, from the coding sequence ATGTCATTTGATCAAGATAAAATTGTCCGAGCTGTACGCATGATTCTTGAAGCGGTTGGGGAAGATCCTGATCGCGAAGGATTGTTGGATACACCCAAACGGGTCGCGCGAATGTATGAAGAAATTTTCGCAGGGTTACATAAAGATCCTGAAGATGAGTTAACAACGATTTTTAATGAATCTCATGAAGAACTCGTACTCGTTCGTGATATTCCGTTCTATTCTGTGTGTGAACACCATCTCGTACCTTTTTTTGGAAAAACTCATGTTGCTTATATTCCGAAGGGAGGTCGCGTCACGGGCTTGTCGAAACTGGCGCGGCTTGTTGAGACGGTTGCACGCCGACCGCAATTGCAAGAGCGGATTACCGCTACTGTTGCAGATTCCATTATGAGTCGGTTGGAACCACACGGAGTAGCGGTTGTCATCGAGGCTGAACATATGTGCATGACCATGCGTGGGGTCAATAAACCTGGAAGCAAAACAGTTACGACAGCTGTAAGAGGCATTTATGCTGAAGACCCCGTCGCGCGCAAGGAAGTGTTTGATCTCATCCATCGCAGTTAA